Proteins found in one Clostridium kluyveri DSM 555 genomic segment:
- a CDS encoding type Z 30S ribosomal protein S14: MARKALIEKWKKTPKYATKAYTRCRICGRPHAVLKKYGICRICFRELAYKGEIPGCKKASW; this comes from the coding sequence GTGGCGCGTAAAGCTTTAATAGAAAAATGGAAAAAGACGCCTAAGTATGCGACTAAAGCTTATACAAGATGTAGAATATGCGGAAGACCTCATGCTGTGTTAAAAAAGTATGGTATATGTCGTATATGTTTTAGAGAATTAGCATATAAAGGTGAAATACCAGGTTGTAAAAAAGCAAGTTGGTAA
- the rpsH gene encoding 30S ribosomal protein S8 — MVMTDPIADLLTRIRNANVVRHEVVEVPSSTIKKAVLNIMLQEGYIKNLEEYADGSVNMIRLSMKYGKNKERVITGLKRISKPGLRVYCRKEEIPKVLNGLGVAIISTSKGIVTDREARKLGVGGEVLCYIW, encoded by the coding sequence ATGGTAATGACTGATCCTATAGCAGATTTACTTACACGTATAAGAAATGCCAATGTTGTTAGACATGAAGTAGTGGAAGTACCTTCTTCAACTATTAAAAAGGCAGTATTAAACATAATGCTTCAGGAAGGGTATATAAAAAATTTAGAGGAATATGCAGATGGTTCTGTTAATATGATAAGACTTTCAATGAAATATGGTAAGAATAAAGAGAGAGTTATAACTGGACTTAAGAGGATATCTAAACCGGGATTAAGAGTTTATTGTAGAAAAGAAGAAATTCCTAAAGTTTTAAATGGTCTAGGAGTTGCAATAATATCTACTTCTAAAGGAATTGTTACAGATAGAGAGGCGAGAAAATTAGGTGTAGGTGGAGAAGTACTTTGCTACATATGGTAG
- the rplF gene encoding 50S ribosomal protein L6 — translation MSRIGKLPIAIPAGVTFTVTPDNVVTVKGSKGQLVKAMAKDINIAVEDNSVVVTRNDDEKKSRSLHGLTRALINNMVVGVTEGYSKTLELIGVGYRAQLQGKKLVMNLGFSHPVEIEAVEGVTFETPAATKVVIKGIDKELVGNVAADIRSWRKPEPYKGKGIKYDNEVIRRKEGKTGKK, via the coding sequence ATGTCAAGAATAGGAAAACTTCCAATAGCTATTCCAGCTGGCGTTACTTTTACCGTAACACCAGATAATGTGGTTACCGTAAAAGGAAGTAAAGGCCAGCTTGTGAAAGCTATGGCAAAAGATATTAATATTGCTGTTGAAGATAATTCAGTAGTAGTTACAAGAAATGATGATGAAAAGAAATCTAGATCCCTTCATGGATTAACTAGAGCATTGATAAATAATATGGTTGTAGGCGTAACTGAGGGATATTCAAAAACATTGGAATTAATCGGTGTAGGATATAGAGCTCAATTGCAAGGGAAAAAATTAGTTATGAATTTAGGATTTTCACATCCAGTTGAGATAGAAGCAGTTGAAGGAGTAACTTTTGAAACACCAGCTGCCACAAAAGTTGTAATAAAAGGTATTGATAAAGAACTGGTTGGAAATGTTGCGGCAGATATAAGGTCATGGAGAAAACCTGAGCCTTATAAGGGAAAAGGAATTAAGTATGATAATGAAGTTATAAGACGTAAAGAAGGAAAAACGGGTAAGAAGTAG
- the rplR gene encoding 50S ribosomal protein L18 has protein sequence MFKKYDKKKLRKKRHLRVRKKIFGTSEVPRLSVYRSEKNIYAQIIDDIKGTTLVSASSVDKDFKGNGSNKEAAKVVGKMIADKAIEKGIKEVVFDRGGYIYHGRVQNLAEGAREGGLQF, from the coding sequence ATGTTTAAAAAATATGATAAGAAAAAGCTGAGAAAAAAACGTCATCTAAGAGTTCGTAAAAAAATTTTTGGAACCAGTGAGGTACCAAGACTTTCAGTATATAGAAGTGAAAAAAATATATATGCTCAAATAATAGATGATATAAAAGGAACAACTCTAGTTTCTGCTTCAAGTGTAGATAAAGATTTTAAAGGTAATGGAAGTAATAAGGAAGCAGCAAAAGTTGTTGGTAAGATGATAGCTGATAAGGCTATTGAAAAAGGAATTAAAGAAGTAGTTTTTGATAGAGGCGGATATATATATCACGGAAGAGTACAAAATCTTGCAGAAGGAGCAAGAGAAGGTGGACTACAGTTCTAA
- the rpsE gene encoding 30S ribosomal protein S5 produces the protein MRIDPSTLNLKEKVVFINRVAKVVKGGRNFRFSALVVVGDENGHVGVGTGKSIEIPEAIRKGIEDAKKNLIEVPIIGTTVPHNITGQFGTGKVFIMTASEGTGIIAGGPSRAVLELSGLKDVRAKSVGSNNPRNMVNATIDGLSKLKTAEHIASLRGKTVEEILG, from the coding sequence ATGAGGATCGATCCTAGCACTTTAAATCTTAAAGAAAAAGTTGTGTTCATAAACAGAGTTGCTAAGGTTGTTAAAGGTGGTAGAAATTTTAGATTCAGCGCCCTAGTTGTAGTTGGAGACGAGAACGGTCATGTAGGTGTAGGAACTGGAAAATCTATAGAAATACCTGAGGCAATTAGAAAAGGAATAGAAGATGCAAAGAAGAATTTGATTGAAGTTCCGATAATTGGAACTACAGTACCACATAATATAACTGGCCAATTTGGAACAGGAAAAGTATTTATAATGACAGCTAGTGAAGGAACGGGAATTATAGCAGGTGGCCCTTCAAGAGCAGTTCTTGAACTTTCAGGATTGAAAGACGTTAGAGCAAAATCTGTTGGTTCTAATAATCCGAGAAATATGGTAAATGCTACCATTGATGGTTTGTCGAAGCTAAAGACAGCAGAACATATAGCTAGTCTTAGAGGTAAAACTGTCGAAGAGATTTTAGGTTAG
- the rpmD gene encoding 50S ribosomal protein L30, translated as MAKLKITLKKSLIGRKKDHIATVNALGLKKIGKVVEHEDNPQIKGMIKKVSYLLEVEEV; from the coding sequence TTGGCTAAACTTAAAATAACTTTGAAAAAAAGTTTAATAGGAAGAAAAAAAGATCATATTGCCACTGTTAATGCTCTAGGACTAAAAAAAATAGGAAAAGTTGTAGAACATGAGGATAACCCTCAAATAAAGGGCATGATTAAAAAAGTTAGCTATCTTTTAGAAGTAGAAGAAGTATAG
- the rplO gene encoding 50S ribosomal protein L15 produces MKLHELKPAEGSRKSRKRIGRGTGSGLGRNAGKGEKGQKARAGGGVRIGFEGGQMPLYRRVPKRGFTNIFAKQYSELNVERLNIFEDGTEITPELLIEKRMIRKSKDGLKILGNGELQKKLTVKAVKFTKAAAQKIEAAGGKVEVI; encoded by the coding sequence ATGAAACTTCATGAGTTAAAACCAGCGGAAGGATCCAGAAAGTCACGAAAAAGAATTGGTAGAGGTACTGGTTCAGGACTTGGAAGAAATGCTGGAAAAGGTGAAAAAGGACAAAAAGCTAGAGCTGGCGGTGGAGTAAGAATAGGATTTGAAGGCGGACAAATGCCACTTTATAGAAGAGTTCCAAAGAGAGGATTCACTAATATATTTGCAAAACAGTATTCAGAACTAAATGTTGAGAGATTAAATATATTTGAGGATGGAACAGAAATTACACCAGAGCTATTGATAGAGAAAAGAATGATTAGAAAATCTAAAGACGGTTTAAAAATACTTGGAAATGGTGAATTGCAAAAGAAGCTTACAGTAAAGGCAGTTAAATTTACAAAAGCTGCAGCACAAAAAATAGAAGCAGCAGGAGGAAAAGTAGAGGTGATATAA
- the secY gene encoding preprotein translocase subunit SecY, translating into MLSTLRDAWKVPELRKRILFTLFMVIIFRVGNFIAVPGIDTSKLTELTGSGSLLGFYDLLSGGAFSRFSIFAMGVIPFINSSIIMQLLTVAVPRLEQLSKEGEEGRKKIQEYTRYASIPLGVVQGFSIYAIISRAGALVEPGNKLSIFMIIFTVTTASTFLMWLGDKITEHGIGNGISLIIFVNIISRFPSAVSGMLKLQEVEIVNFVETIGFIAVIILLFVAVVVMSLSERRIPIQYAGKTNAGRMYKGQSTHIPINVNGAAVIGIIFAISVMQFPMTIGQFWPNSAFAQFVTASAFSPFKESNWQYPVLYFLLTIFFTWFYTEVTLKPEEMAENMNKSSGFIPGIRPGEPTAIYIERVLARVAVLGGAFAGIIAISPILAETYTNFKGIYFGGTGLLIIVNVAIETVRQLQSQLLVRHYHGFLN; encoded by the coding sequence ATGCTATCAACTTTGCGTGATGCTTGGAAGGTTCCAGAACTAAGGAAGAGAATACTGTTTACACTATTTATGGTAATAATTTTTAGAGTGGGAAATTTTATTGCTGTTCCGGGGATAGACACTTCCAAGTTAACAGAATTAACTGGCAGTGGCTCATTATTAGGATTTTATGATCTCTTATCAGGAGGTGCATTTAGTAGATTCAGTATATTTGCTATGGGAGTTATTCCGTTTATTAATTCTTCCATTATAATGCAGCTTCTAACCGTTGCAGTGCCTCGTTTAGAGCAATTATCTAAAGAGGGAGAAGAAGGAAGAAAGAAAATACAAGAATACACTAGATATGCCTCAATACCTCTTGGAGTAGTTCAAGGATTTAGTATATATGCTATAATAAGTAGAGCAGGTGCCCTTGTAGAACCGGGAAATAAATTAAGTATATTTATGATAATATTTACAGTAACTACAGCGTCAACTTTTCTTATGTGGCTTGGAGATAAAATCACAGAACATGGTATAGGCAATGGAATTTCTCTCATAATATTTGTGAATATTATTTCTAGATTTCCATCTGCAGTATCAGGAATGTTAAAACTTCAAGAAGTGGAAATAGTTAATTTCGTAGAGACAATAGGATTTATAGCAGTGATAATCTTATTATTTGTGGCAGTAGTGGTCATGAGTTTATCAGAACGAAGAATTCCCATACAGTATGCAGGTAAAACCAATGCAGGAAGAATGTATAAAGGTCAATCAACACATATTCCTATTAATGTAAATGGTGCAGCTGTTATTGGAATTATATTTGCTATATCTGTCATGCAATTTCCAATGACCATAGGTCAATTCTGGCCAAATTCTGCTTTTGCTCAATTTGTAACAGCAAGTGCATTCAGTCCATTTAAAGAAAGTAATTGGCAATATCCTGTGCTTTATTTTCTGTTGACGATTTTCTTTACATGGTTTTATACAGAGGTAACCCTCAAGCCAGAAGAAATGGCTGAAAATATGAATAAGTCTTCCGGGTTTATTCCAGGAATAAGACCAGGAGAACCTACAGCTATATATATAGAACGAGTTTTAGCGCGAGTAGCAGTTTTAGGAGGAGCTTTTGCTGGAATAATAGCAATATCCCCTATATTAGCAGAAACCTATACTAACTTTAAAGGTATATATTTTGGTGGAACAGGATTGCTTATTATAGTAAATGTTGCTATTGAGACGGTAAGACAATTGCAGTCACAATTACTGGTACGTCATTATCATGGATTTTTGAATTAA
- a CDS encoding adenylate kinase, with the protein MKIILLGPPGAGKGTQAKFISEEYSIPHISTGDIFRKNISDKTPLGIEAKEYLDKGQLVPDEVTINIVKDRLSEDDCESGFLLDGFPRTVYQAEALDSFLNANDNKIDMVLLIDVPRELIFDRMTGRRICPSCGASYHVKFNPPKLKDKCDICNNDIIQRKDDTESTVKDRLDVYEKQTEPLINYYKKQGVISTIEGSGEINQVFQRAKSALGAVCK; encoded by the coding sequence ATGAAAATAATTTTATTAGGTCCTCCAGGAGCAGGAAAGGGAACTCAAGCCAAATTTATTAGTGAAGAGTATTCCATACCGCATATATCTACAGGGGATATTTTTAGAAAAAATATCTCAGATAAGACTCCTCTTGGAATTGAAGCTAAAGAATATTTAGATAAAGGTCAGTTGGTACCTGATGAAGTTACTATAAACATAGTTAAAGACAGATTGAGTGAGGATGATTGTGAAAGTGGATTTTTATTAGATGGATTTCCAAGAACTGTGTATCAAGCTGAAGCTTTAGATTCTTTTTTAAATGCAAATGATAATAAAATAGATATGGTCTTACTTATAGATGTTCCTAGAGAATTGATTTTTGATAGAATGACAGGTAGGAGAATCTGCCCATCTTGTGGCGCAAGTTATCACGTAAAGTTTAATCCTCCTAAACTGAAAGATAAGTGTGATATATGTAATAATGATATTATACAGAGAAAAGATGATACAGAATCTACTGTGAAGGATAGATTAGATGTATATGAAAAACAGACAGAACCTTTAATTAATTATTATAAAAAACAAGGTGTGATTTCAACCATAGAAGGCAGTGGAGAAATAAATCAGGTTTTTCAAAGAGCAAAAAGTGCTCTAGGGGCTGTTTGTAAATGA
- the map gene encoding type I methionyl aminopeptidase has translation MIIIKTDREIELMRRAGRLVGEALLEIKNAVKPGITTKELDRIAEKYIIKRNAKPSFKGYYGFPASICTSVNEEVVHGIPSENKVLREGDIISVDCGAVLDGYHGDAARTFAVGKVSPEAEKLIEVTKESFFKGIEKAVLGNRLTDISAAVQEYVEGFGFSVVRDYVGHGIGSNMHEKPEIPNYGRPGRGPKLVKGMALAIEPMVNMGRYNVKTQSNNWTVVTTDGSLSAHYENTIAILENGPEILTLI, from the coding sequence ATGATAATAATTAAAACAGATAGGGAAATTGAACTTATGAGACGTGCGGGTAGACTTGTAGGTGAAGCATTGTTAGAAATTAAAAATGCAGTAAAGCCAGGAATAACTACTAAAGAATTGGACAGAATTGCAGAGAAGTATATAATAAAACGTAATGCAAAACCATCATTTAAAGGATATTATGGTTTTCCGGCTTCTATATGTACTTCTGTTAATGAAGAAGTAGTTCATGGAATTCCATCTGAAAATAAAGTTTTGCGAGAAGGCGATATAATAAGTGTTGATTGTGGAGCAGTACTAGATGGATATCATGGAGATGCGGCAAGAACCTTTGCGGTTGGTAAAGTTTCCCCTGAGGCAGAAAAGTTAATTGAAGTAACAAAAGAAAGCTTTTTTAAGGGCATCGAAAAAGCAGTATTAGGAAATAGATTGACTGATATATCTGCTGCTGTTCAAGAATATGTAGAGGGGTTTGGTTTTTCTGTAGTTAGAGATTATGTGGGCCATGGTATTGGAAGTAATATGCATGAAAAACCTGAAATACCTAATTATGGGAGGCCGGGCAGGGGACCTAAGCTTGTAAAAGGCATGGCATTGGCTATAGAACCTATGGTAAATATGGGAAGGTATAATGTAAAAACACAATCTAATAATTGGACTGTTGTTACTACGGACGGAAGTTTATCAGCCCATTATGAAAATACCATTGCTATTTTAGAAAATGGTCCAGAAATATTGACTTTAATATAA
- the infA gene encoding translation initiation factor IF-1: MSKDDVIEMQGTVLEALPNAMFEVELESGHKILAHISGKLRMNFIRILPGDKVTVELSPYDLTRGRITWRAK; the protein is encoded by the coding sequence ATGTCAAAAGACGACGTTATTGAAATGCAAGGTACAGTTTTAGAAGCTTTACCTAATGCAATGTTTGAAGTAGAATTAGAAAGCGGACATAAAATATTAGCACATATATCTGGCAAATTAAGAATGAATTTTATAAGGATATTACCGGGTGATAAGGTTACAGTAGAACTTTCTCCTTATGATTTAACTCGTGGGAGAATAACCTGGAGAGCAAAGTAA
- the rpmJ gene encoding 50S ribosomal protein L36, whose product MKVRPSVKPICEKCKIIKRKGRVMVICENPRHKQKQG is encoded by the coding sequence ATGAAAGTGAGGCCGTCAGTTAAGCCTATATGTGAAAAATGTAAGATCATAAAAAGAAAAGGAAGAGTAATGGTTATCTGTGAAAATCCTAGACATAAACAGAAACAGGGATAA
- the rpsM gene encoding 30S ribosomal protein S13 produces MARIAGIDLPKEKRVEIGLTYIYGIGLPTSQKILKETGVNSDTRVKDLTEEEVNLLRNYIKNLKIEGDLRREVALNIKRLIEIGSYRGIRHRKGLPVRGQKTKTNARTRKGPKKLVGAKKKSK; encoded by the coding sequence ATGGCAAGAATAGCAGGTATTGACCTACCCAAAGAAAAAAGAGTTGAAATAGGTTTAACTTATATATATGGCATAGGATTACCTACTTCTCAAAAAATCTTGAAAGAAACAGGAGTAAATTCAGATACGAGAGTTAAAGATTTGACAGAAGAAGAAGTTAACTTATTAAGAAATTATATAAAGAATCTCAAAATTGAAGGTGACTTAAGAAGAGAAGTAGCACTTAATATAAAGAGATTGATAGAGATAGGTTCATATAGAGGTATAAGGCATAGAAAAGGTCTTCCAGTTAGAGGACAAAAAACAAAAACTAATGCGAGAACTAGAAAAGGACCTAAGAAACTTGTAGGAGCTAAGAAAAAATCTAAATAA
- the rpsK gene encoding 30S ribosomal protein S11, translating into MAAGRVKRTTRRKKERKNVEHGCAHIRSTFNNSIVTITDAAGNTLSWASAGGLGFRGSRKSTPFAAQMAAETSAKAAMEHGLKSIEVYVKGPGSGREAAIRSLQAAGLEVTLIKDVTPIPHNGCRPPKRRRV; encoded by the coding sequence ATGGCAGCTGGAAGAGTTAAAAGAACAACTAGAAGAAAAAAGGAAAGAAAAAATGTTGAGCATGGCTGTGCGCATATTAGATCAACATTTAATAACTCAATAGTTACAATTACAGATGCTGCTGGAAATACTCTATCCTGGGCTAGTGCAGGCGGCTTAGGGTTTAGAGGTTCTAGAAAAAGTACTCCATTTGCGGCACAGATGGCAGCTGAAACGTCAGCCAAGGCGGCTATGGAACATGGTTTGAAAAGTATTGAAGTATATGTTAAAGGACCGGGATCTGGCAGAGAAGCAGCGATAAGATCACTTCAAGCAGCAGGACTTGAGGTCACTTTAATTAAAGATGTTACTCCAATACCACACAATGGATGCAGACCACCAAAGAGAAGAAGAGTTTAG
- the rpsD gene encoding 30S ribosomal protein S4: MAKYTGAVCRLCRREGLKLFLKGDRCYTDKCGFSRRGYAPGQHGQGRKKVSNYGLQLREKQKSKRIYGLLEKQFRKYYDKADRKKGITGENLLVLLETRLDNVVYKLGYGQSRTEARQLVTHGHFKVNGRKVNIPSFKVSVNDTISVKDGSKSSEKFKTFAENPKTLPTWLEGNIENFEGRVIREPMREEIDVPVNETLIVELYSK; the protein is encoded by the coding sequence ATGGCAAAATATACTGGAGCGGTATGTAGACTCTGCAGGAGAGAAGGCTTAAAGTTGTTCCTTAAAGGGGATAGATGTTATACAGATAAATGTGGATTTTCAAGGAGAGGCTATGCGCCGGGACAACATGGACAGGGAAGAAAAAAAGTATCCAATTATGGTTTACAATTAAGAGAAAAACAAAAGTCTAAGAGAATATATGGTTTATTAGAAAAGCAATTTAGAAAATATTATGATAAGGCCGACAGAAAAAAAGGTATAACAGGTGAAAATTTGTTAGTGTTATTAGAAACAAGACTTGACAATGTAGTTTATAAATTAGGTTATGGTCAGTCAAGAACAGAGGCTAGACAATTGGTGACTCATGGACATTTCAAGGTTAATGGAAGAAAGGTGAATATTCCTTCTTTCAAAGTGTCAGTGAATGATACTATAAGCGTGAAAGATGGCAGCAAATCATCAGAAAAATTTAAAACTTTTGCAGAAAACCCAAAAACTTTACCAACTTGGTTAGAAGGAAATATTGAGAATTTTGAAGGAAGGGTTATTAGAGAACCTATGAGAGAAGAAATAGATGTTCCTGTTAACGAAACATTAATTGTAGAGTTGTATAGTAAGTAA
- a CDS encoding DNA-directed RNA polymerase subunit alpha, translating to MLEIEKPKIECVETSEDGNYGKFVVEPLERGYGTTLGNALRRILLSSLPGVAASHVKIDGVLHEFSTVRGVKEDVSELILNIKELALKMNGDGTKTIYIDAQGPGEVVAGDIKTDGDVEIINGELHIATLDENSRLYMEITVNGGRGYVSQRRNKFEDMPIGTIPVDSIYTPIKRVNFNVENTRVGQITDYDKLSLEVWTNGTILPDEAVSLSAKILIEHFKLFMTLTDHANNVEIMVEKEEDKKEKVLEMAIEELDLSVRSYNCLKRAGINTVQELTERTMDDMMKVRNLGKKSLEEVEQKLDTLGLSLKQNED from the coding sequence ATGTTAGAAATAGAAAAACCCAAAATAGAATGTGTTGAAACTAGTGAAGATGGTAATTATGGCAAGTTCGTAGTAGAGCCTTTGGAGAGAGGTTATGGTACTACTCTTGGGAATGCTCTTAGAAGAATTCTCCTTTCTTCCCTTCCAGGAGTTGCTGCTAGCCATGTTAAGATAGATGGCGTGCTTCATGAATTTTCGACTGTTCGTGGAGTAAAAGAAGATGTTTCAGAGTTAATTCTAAATATAAAAGAACTGGCCTTAAAAATGAATGGTGATGGTACTAAAACTATATATATAGATGCACAGGGACCTGGAGAGGTTGTCGCAGGGGATATAAAGACCGATGGCGATGTTGAGATAATTAATGGAGAGCTACATATAGCTACTTTAGATGAAAATAGTAGGCTTTATATGGAGATAACTGTTAATGGAGGCAGAGGATATGTTTCTCAAAGAAGAAATAAGTTTGAGGATATGCCTATAGGTACAATTCCTGTAGATTCTATTTATACTCCTATTAAGAGAGTTAATTTCAATGTAGAGAATACAAGAGTTGGTCAAATAACTGATTATGATAAGTTATCTCTGGAGGTTTGGACTAATGGTACTATATTGCCAGATGAAGCTGTAAGTTTATCGGCTAAGATTCTTATAGAGCATTTTAAATTATTTATGACTCTTACAGATCATGCTAATAATGTTGAAATAATGGTAGAAAAAGAAGAAGACAAGAAAGAAAAGGTTCTTGAAATGGCCATAGAAGAATTGGATCTTTCTGTAAGAAGTTATAATTGTTTAAAGAGAGCTGGAATAAATACAGTACAAGAATTAACTGAGAGAACCATGGATGATATGATGAAAGTTAGAAATTTGGGTAAAAAGTCTCTAGAAGAAGTTGAACAAAAGCTTGATACATTAGGATTATCATTAAAGCAAAATGAAGACTAA
- the rplQ gene encoding 50S ribosomal protein L17 codes for MAQHRKLGLPSDHRRAMLRNLVTSFLKHGKIQTTVTRAKEARSLAEKMITLAKRGDLHARRQVLSFVTEEEVVKNLFTNIAPKYAERNGGYTRMYKIGPRRGDGAELVILELV; via the coding sequence ATGGCACAGCATCGTAAGTTAGGACTTCCATCTGATCATAGAAGGGCGATGTTAAGAAATCTAGTCACTAGTTTTTTAAAGCACGGAAAAATACAGACAACGGTAACTAGAGCAAAGGAAGCGAGAAGTTTAGCTGAAAAGATGATTACCCTTGCAAAAAGAGGCGATCTTCATGCTAGAAGACAGGTACTTTCTTTTGTAACTGAAGAAGAAGTTGTAAAAAATTTATTTACTAATATAGCTCCTAAATATGCAGAAAGAAATGGTGGTTATACTAGAATGTATAAGATAGGACCAAGAAGAGGAGACGGGGCAGAGTTAGTTATATTGGAGTTAGTATAA
- a CDS encoding energy-coupling factor transporter ATPase, with amino-acid sequence MDKNMILCKDVSYKYEDTDKGNSKLAVDHVTFEVKKGEFLVILGRNGSGKSTIAKHMNALLIPTGGKVYVEDFDTCDEKNIWNIRNKAGMVFQNPDNQIVATIVEEDVAFGPENLGVLPEEIRLRVDDCLKRVNMQEYKRYAPHLLSGGQKQRVAIAGVLAMRPDCIIFDESTAMLDPSGRREVMNTIKEINGKYNMTVILITHYMEEAVEANRIIVMDEGKIIMEGTPRKIFSQVRKMKDMGLDVPQMTELAYELKANGVDIRSDILTIDEMVSELCRLK; translated from the coding sequence GTGGATAAAAATATGATATTATGTAAAGATGTAAGTTATAAGTATGAAGATACTGATAAAGGAAATTCAAAATTAGCTGTAGATCATGTTACTTTTGAAGTAAAAAAAGGAGAATTTCTTGTGATTCTTGGAAGGAATGGCTCAGGGAAATCTACTATAGCTAAGCACATGAATGCTCTCTTAATTCCCACTGGTGGAAAAGTTTATGTAGAAGATTTTGATACATGTGATGAAAAGAATATATGGAATATAAGAAATAAAGCAGGAATGGTTTTTCAAAATCCAGATAACCAAATAGTTGCCACTATTGTAGAAGAAGATGTAGCTTTTGGACCAGAAAATTTAGGAGTGCTTCCTGAAGAAATAAGATTAAGGGTTGATGATTGTTTAAAGAGAGTAAATATGCAGGAATATAAAAGATATGCACCTCATTTACTTTCAGGTGGTCAAAAGCAGAGAGTAGCTATAGCAGGGGTACTTGCTATGAGGCCGGATTGTATAATATTTGACGAATCTACTGCTATGTTGGACCCTTCAGGACGACGGGAAGTAATGAATACTATAAAAGAAATAAATGGTAAGTATAATATGACAGTGATTTTAATTACACATTATATGGAAGAAGCAGTAGAAGCAAATAGAATAATTGTCATGGATGAGGGAAAAATTATAATGGAAGGTACTCCAAGAAAAATATTTAGTCAGGTACGCAAAATGAAGGATATGGGACTTGATGTGCCGCAGATGACGGAATTGGCCTATGAACTTAAAGCTAATGGAGTGGATATAAGATCGGATATATTAACTATAGATGAGATGGTGAGTGAACTATGTCGATTAAAATAG
- a CDS encoding energy-coupling factor transporter ATPase, whose protein sequence is MSIKIENLTHIYMKNSPFEKKALDDVNIEIKDGEFVALIGHTGSGKSTLIQHVNGLLKPNSGKIIVDGVDITEKKINLSFIRKKIGLVFQYPEYQLFEETIEKDIAFGPKNLGLSDDDINNRVKRAMNIVGLKYEEYKDRSPFDLSGGQKRRVAIAGVVAMEPKVLILDEPTAGLDPKGRDDILGEIKSLQKEYKLTIILVSHSMEDVAKLADRIIVMHNGKCILDGSPVQVFKEIDTLESVGLAVPQVTYMVRKLKHKGINISEDIFTIEQAKEEILRLLNKG, encoded by the coding sequence ATGTCGATTAAAATAGAAAATCTAACTCATATATATATGAAAAATTCGCCTTTTGAAAAGAAAGCATTGGATGATGTAAATATTGAAATTAAAGATGGAGAGTTTGTTGCTTTAATAGGACATACGGGTTCAGGAAAATCAACATTAATACAGCATGTAAATGGATTATTAAAACCAAATTCAGGAAAAATAATAGTAGATGGAGTGGACATAACTGAAAAGAAAATTAATTTAAGTTTTATAAGAAAAAAAATAGGGCTTGTATTTCAATATCCTGAATATCAATTATTTGAAGAAACTATAGAAAAAGACATTGCTTTCGGTCCTAAAAATTTGGGATTAAGTGATGATGATATAAATAATAGAGTAAAAAGAGCTATGAATATAGTTGGCTTAAAATATGAGGAATATAAAGATAGATCCCCTTTTGATTTAAGCGGAGGACAAAAAAGAAGAGTTGCTATAGCAGGTGTAGTTGCTATGGAACCTAAAGTTCTTATATTAGATGAGCCCACGGCAGGCCTAGATCCTAAGGGAAGAGATGATATCCTAGGAGAAATAAAAAGTCTGCAGAAAGAATATAAGTTGACCATAATATTAGTATCTCATAGTATGGAAGATGTAGCTAAACTTGCAGATAGAATAATTGTAATGCACAATGGAAAGTGTATACTTGATGGGTCGCCAGTACAGGTTTTTAAGGAAATTGATACTTTGGAAAGTGTAGGACTTGCAGTACCTCAGGTGACTTATATGGTAAGAAAGCTTAAACATAAAGGAATAAATATATCAGAAGACATATTTACTATAGAACAGGCAAAAGAAGAAATACTCAGATTACTAAATAAAGGTTAG